Proteins from a genomic interval of Oncorhynchus mykiss isolate Arlee chromosome 21, USDA_OmykA_1.1, whole genome shotgun sequence:
- the cth1 gene encoding cysteine three histidine 1, whose translation MFERSSDDLPMFPYHEGRDDLFPREHCSARGGGGMSLAEALLPLVESPSQIPWLCSTRYKTELCSRYADTGFCKYAERCQFAHGLHDLHVQSRHPKYKTELCRTFHTAGYCVYGTRCLFAHTAKEQRPPHRRRRNIPCRTFRSFGVCPFGTRCNFLHIEGDSSGGLDSPNSAPEKAPIARPQPQSQDWKPRGALCRTFSSFGFCLYGTRCCFQHGLPSSIQGGARTHLLSLASDRFSSPCSSSSSSPPSGLPSPVWPEDSSTPLNNPVAHNAFTFSIQLNDVLLPLALRLQQLDNSQAMEAACNMQSVWGDKL comes from the exons ATGTTTGAG AGAAGCAGTGATGACCTGCCCATGTTCCCCTACCATGAGGGACGAGATGACCTGTTCCCTAGGGAGCACTGCTCAGCTAGAGGTGGGGGAGGCATGTCCCTGGCTGAGGCCCTCCTTCCCCTAGTGGAGTCTCCCTCCCAGATCCCCTGGTTGTGCTCCACCCGCTATAAGACGGAGCTGTGCAGTCGCTATGCCGACACGGGCTTCTGCAAGTATGCTGAGCGCTGCCAGTTTGCCCATGGCCTCCACGACCTCCACGTGCAGTCCCGCCATCCCAAGTACAAGACGGAACTGTGCCGCACCTTCCACACGGCAGGCTACTGCGTCTATGGCACCCGCTGCTTGTTCGCCCACACTGCCAAGGAACAGCGCCCCCCACACCGCCGGCGCCGCAACATCCCCTGCCGCACCTTCCGCTCATTTGGTGTGTGCCCCTTTGGCACACGCTGCAACTTCCTGCACATTGAGGGTGACAGTAGTGGCGGCCTGGATTCCCCAAACAGCGCTCCTGAGAAGGCCCCCATTGCCAGGCCCCAGCCACAATCCCAGGACTGGAAGCCCCGCGGGGCCCTGTGCCGCACCTTTAGCTCCTTTGGCTTCTGCCTCTACGGCACCCGCTGCTGCTTCCAACATGGCCTGCCGAGCAGCATCCAGGGGGGTGCCCGCACCCATCTGCTGTCCCTAGCTTCAGACAGGTTCTCTTCTCCctgctcctcatcctcctcctctccaccatctGGACTGCCCTCCCCAGTCTGGCCTGAGGATTCATCCACCCCGCTGAACAACCCCGTGGCCCACAATGCCTTCACCTTCTCCATCCAGCTGAATGATGTGCTGCTGCCTCTGGCCCTCAGGCTCCAGCAGCTGGACAACAGCCAGGCCATGGAGGCTGCCTGCAACATGCAGAGTGTCTGGGGGGACAAGCTTTAG
- the LOC110500719 gene encoding metastasis-associated protein MTA2 isoform X4, producing the protein MAANMYRVGDYVYFENSSSNPYLIRRIEELNKTANGNVEAKVVCLFRRRDISGNLNTLADSNARDFEEESKQPTVSEQQKHQLKHRELFLSRQFESLPATHIRGKCNVTLLNETDVLAGYLEKEECFFYSLVFDPVQKTLLADQGEIRVGSKYQAEIPDKLAEGEEDTRIQEKLEVKVWHPDNQLKDPQIDQFLVVARAVGTFARALDCSSSIRQPSLHMSAAAASRDITLFHAMDTLQKNDYDLAKAMSTLVPQGGPVLCRDEMEEWSASEAMLFEEALEKYGKDFNDIRQDFLPWKSLASVVQFYYMWKTTDRYIQQKRLKAAEADSKLKQVYIPTYTKPNPNQIMAPGNKPGMNGAAGFQKGLSCESCRTAQSAQWYAWGPPNMQCRLCASCWIYWKKYGGLKTPTQLEGAARSGSESTPRGHMTRQEVQGLSPFTTSGGRAKLLAKNRQTFILQTTKLTRIARRVCTDILQPRSAARRPYASINANAVKAECMIRLPKATKAPIKNCSIPRPPLATIVKELAIQAPLKLKAPRGTPTPINRNQANQPRGGSALLGKRPFDSSALALPFPTNGRPFTSGMRTTSQSVIKRQKVNQGDAPNPVVFVATKYTRALRKHLTQSEMRRAARKPHLPVRVKLPLPPRPLALAILPSSTSEPIVLED; encoded by the exons ACGGCCAATGGGAACGTGGAAGCCAAGGTGGTGTGTCTGTTTCGGAGGAGGGACATCTCGGGCAACCTCAACACTCTGGCCGACAGCAACGCAA GAGACTTTGAGGAGGAGTCCAAGCAGCCCACAGTGTCTGAACAGCAGAAACACCAGCTGAAACACAGAGAACTCTTCCTCTCTCGGCAGTTTGAGTCTTTACCAGCCACTCACATAAG ggggAAATGTAACGTTACACTCCTCAACGAAACAGACGTCCTCGCCGGCTACCTGGAGAAAGAG GAGTGTTTCTTCTACTCGCTGGTGTTTGACCCGGTCCAGAAGACCCTGCTGGCGGACCAAGGAGAGATTCGGGTGGGCTCCAAGTACCAGGCCGAGATCCCCGACAAGTTAGCCGaag GTGAAGAAGACACCCGTATTCAAGAGAAGCTGGAGGTCAAGGTGTGGCACCCCGACAACCAGCTCAAAGACCCACAGATTGACCAGTTTCTGGTGGTGGCTCG TGCTGTGGGGACGTTTGCCCGAGCCCTGGACTGCAGCAGCTCTATCCGTCAACCCAGCCTGCATATGAGTGCTGCGGCCGCCTCCCGAGACATCACGCTG TTCCATGCGATGGATACCCTGCAGAAGAACgactacgacctggccaaggccaTGTCCACGCTGGTGCCTCAGGGCGGGCCCGTGCTCTGCCGTGACGAGATGGAGGAGTGGAGCGCCTCGGAGGCCATGCTGTTCGAAGAGGCCCTGGAGAAATATGGCAAGGACTTCAACGACATCCGCCAGGACTTT TTACCATGGAAGTCACTAGCCAGCGTGGTTCAGTTCTACTACATGTGGAAAACCACCGACCGCTACATTCAACAG AAACGACTCAAGGCAGCGGAAGCAGACAGCAAGCTGAAGCAGGTTTACATCCCCACCTA caCCAAGCCCAACCCCAACCAGATCATGGCTCCTGGTAACAAGCCTGGCATGAACGGGGCCGCTGGCTTCCAGAAAGGACTGAGCTGTGAGAGCTGCCGTA CCGCCCAGTCAGCACAGTGGTACGCGTGGGGTCCTCCCAACATGCAGTGCAGACTGTGTGCATCCTGCTGGATCTACTGGAAGAAGTACGGAGGCCTGAAGACCCCCACACAGCTAGAGGGGGCCGCAAGATCTGGCTCA GAGTCAACCCCCCGAGGTCACATGACCCGCCAGGAAGTGCAGGGCCTGTCACCCTTCACGACTAGTGGGGGGCGGGCCAAGCTGCTGGCCAAAAACCGGCAGACGTTCATCCTGCAGACCACCAAGCTGACGCGCATCGCCCGCCGTGTCTGCACTGACATCCTGCAGCCCCGCAGCGCCGCACGCCGCCCCTATGCCTCCATCAACGCCAATGCCGTCAAGGCCGAGT GTATGATAAGGCTGCCTAAAGCAACCAAGGCCCCTATAAAGAACTGCTCGATCCCTCGACCACCGCTGGCCACCATAGTGAAGGAACTGG cCATCCAGGCTCCACTCAAGCTGAAGGCCCCCAGAGgcacccccacccccatcaaccgCAACCAGGCCAACCAGCCCCGGGGGGGATCGGCCCTGCTTGGCAAGAGGCCCTTTGACAGCAGC GCGTTGGCACTGCCGTTCCCCACCAATGGGAGGCCGTTCACATCAGGCATGAGGACCACCTCTCAGTCAGTGATCAAGCGTCAGAAAGTGAACCAAGGAGACGCGCCAAACCCTGTGGTTTTTGTTGCTACTAAATACACCAG GGCTCTGAGGAAACACCTGACCCAGTCTGAGATGCGACGGGCAGCCAGGAAACCACACCTTCCCGTCAGGGTCAAGCTGCCCCTGCCTCCCCGGCCCCTGGCTTTAGCCATTCTGCCCTCCAGCACCAGCGAGCCCATCGTCCTGGAGGactaa
- the LOC110500719 gene encoding metastasis-associated protein MTA2 isoform X3, which yields MAANMYRVGDYVYFENSSSNPYLIRRIEELNKTANGNVEAKVVCLFRRRDISGNLNTLADSNARDFEEESKQPTVSEQQKHQLKHRELFLSRQFESLPATHIRGKCNVTLLNETDVLAGYLEKEECFFYSLVFDPVQKTLLADQGEIRVGSKYQAEIPDKLAEGEEDTRIQEKLEVKVWHPDNQLKDPQIDQFLVVARAVGTFARALDCSSSIRQPSLHMSAAAASRDITLFHAMDTLQKNDYDLAKAMSTLVPQGGPVLCRDEMEEWSASEAMLFEEALEKYGKDFNDIRQDFLPWKSLASVVQFYYMWKTTDRYIQQKRLKAAEADSKLKQVYIPTYTKPNPNQIMAPGNKPGMNGAAGFQKGLSCESCRTAQSAQWYAWGPPNMQCRLCASCWIYWKKYGGLKTPTQLEGAARSGSAPQESTPRGHMTRQEVQGLSPFTTSGGRAKLLAKNRQTFILQTTKLTRIARRVCTDILQPRSAARRPYASINANAVKAECMIRLPKATKAPIKNCSIPRPPLATIVKELAIQAPLKLKAPRGTPTPINRNQANQPRGGSALLGKRPFDSSALALPFPTNGRPFTSGMRTTSQSVIKRQKVNQGDAPNPVVFVATKYTRALRKHLTQSEMRRAARKPHLPVRVKLPLPPRPLALAILPSSTSEPIVLED from the exons ACGGCCAATGGGAACGTGGAAGCCAAGGTGGTGTGTCTGTTTCGGAGGAGGGACATCTCGGGCAACCTCAACACTCTGGCCGACAGCAACGCAA GAGACTTTGAGGAGGAGTCCAAGCAGCCCACAGTGTCTGAACAGCAGAAACACCAGCTGAAACACAGAGAACTCTTCCTCTCTCGGCAGTTTGAGTCTTTACCAGCCACTCACATAAG ggggAAATGTAACGTTACACTCCTCAACGAAACAGACGTCCTCGCCGGCTACCTGGAGAAAGAG GAGTGTTTCTTCTACTCGCTGGTGTTTGACCCGGTCCAGAAGACCCTGCTGGCGGACCAAGGAGAGATTCGGGTGGGCTCCAAGTACCAGGCCGAGATCCCCGACAAGTTAGCCGaag GTGAAGAAGACACCCGTATTCAAGAGAAGCTGGAGGTCAAGGTGTGGCACCCCGACAACCAGCTCAAAGACCCACAGATTGACCAGTTTCTGGTGGTGGCTCG TGCTGTGGGGACGTTTGCCCGAGCCCTGGACTGCAGCAGCTCTATCCGTCAACCCAGCCTGCATATGAGTGCTGCGGCCGCCTCCCGAGACATCACGCTG TTCCATGCGATGGATACCCTGCAGAAGAACgactacgacctggccaaggccaTGTCCACGCTGGTGCCTCAGGGCGGGCCCGTGCTCTGCCGTGACGAGATGGAGGAGTGGAGCGCCTCGGAGGCCATGCTGTTCGAAGAGGCCCTGGAGAAATATGGCAAGGACTTCAACGACATCCGCCAGGACTTT TTACCATGGAAGTCACTAGCCAGCGTGGTTCAGTTCTACTACATGTGGAAAACCACCGACCGCTACATTCAACAG AAACGACTCAAGGCAGCGGAAGCAGACAGCAAGCTGAAGCAGGTTTACATCCCCACCTA caCCAAGCCCAACCCCAACCAGATCATGGCTCCTGGTAACAAGCCTGGCATGAACGGGGCCGCTGGCTTCCAGAAAGGACTGAGCTGTGAGAGCTGCCGTA CCGCCCAGTCAGCACAGTGGTACGCGTGGGGTCCTCCCAACATGCAGTGCAGACTGTGTGCATCCTGCTGGATCTACTGGAAGAAGTACGGAGGCCTGAAGACCCCCACACAGCTAGAGGGGGCCGCAAGATCTGGCTCA GCCCCTCAGGAGTCAACCCCCCGAGGTCACATGACCCGCCAGGAAGTGCAGGGCCTGTCACCCTTCACGACTAGTGGGGGGCGGGCCAAGCTGCTGGCCAAAAACCGGCAGACGTTCATCCTGCAGACCACCAAGCTGACGCGCATCGCCCGCCGTGTCTGCACTGACATCCTGCAGCCCCGCAGCGCCGCACGCCGCCCCTATGCCTCCATCAACGCCAATGCCGTCAAGGCCGAGT GTATGATAAGGCTGCCTAAAGCAACCAAGGCCCCTATAAAGAACTGCTCGATCCCTCGACCACCGCTGGCCACCATAGTGAAGGAACTGG cCATCCAGGCTCCACTCAAGCTGAAGGCCCCCAGAGgcacccccacccccatcaaccgCAACCAGGCCAACCAGCCCCGGGGGGGATCGGCCCTGCTTGGCAAGAGGCCCTTTGACAGCAGC GCGTTGGCACTGCCGTTCCCCACCAATGGGAGGCCGTTCACATCAGGCATGAGGACCACCTCTCAGTCAGTGATCAAGCGTCAGAAAGTGAACCAAGGAGACGCGCCAAACCCTGTGGTTTTTGTTGCTACTAAATACACCAG GGCTCTGAGGAAACACCTGACCCAGTCTGAGATGCGACGGGCAGCCAGGAAACCACACCTTCCCGTCAGGGTCAAGCTGCCCCTGCCTCCCCGGCCCCTGGCTTTAGCCATTCTGCCCTCCAGCACCAGCGAGCCCATCGTCCTGGAGGactaa
- the LOC110500719 gene encoding metastasis-associated protein MTA2 isoform X2, whose amino-acid sequence MAANMYRVGDYVYFENSSSNPYLIRRIEELNKTANGNVEAKVVCLFRRRDISGNLNTLADSNARDFEEESKQPTVSEQQKHQLKHRELFLSRQFESLPATHIRGKCNVTLLNETDVLAGYLEKEECFFYSLVFDPVQKTLLADQGEIRVGSKYQAEIPDKLAEGEEDTRIQEKLEVKVWHPDNQLKDPQIDQFLVVARAVGTFARALDCSSSIRQPSLHMSAAAASRDITLFHAMDTLQKNDYDLAKAMSTLVPQGGPVLCRDEMEEWSASEAMLFEEALEKYGKDFNDIRQDFLPWKSLASVVQFYYMWKTTDRYIQQKRLKAAEADSKLKQVYIPTYTKPNPNQIMAPGNKPGMNGAAGFQKGLSCESCRNLPSVAAAQSAQWYAWGPPNMQCRLCASCWIYWKKYGGLKTPTQLEGAARSGSESTPRGHMTRQEVQGLSPFTTSGGRAKLLAKNRQTFILQTTKLTRIARRVCTDILQPRSAARRPYASINANAVKAECMIRLPKATKAPIKNCSIPRPPLATIVKELAIQAPLKLKAPRGTPTPINRNQANQPRGGSALLGKRPFDSSALALPFPTNGRPFTSGMRTTSQSVIKRQKVNQGDAPNPVVFVATKYTRALRKHLTQSEMRRAARKPHLPVRVKLPLPPRPLALAILPSSTSEPIVLED is encoded by the exons ACGGCCAATGGGAACGTGGAAGCCAAGGTGGTGTGTCTGTTTCGGAGGAGGGACATCTCGGGCAACCTCAACACTCTGGCCGACAGCAACGCAA GAGACTTTGAGGAGGAGTCCAAGCAGCCCACAGTGTCTGAACAGCAGAAACACCAGCTGAAACACAGAGAACTCTTCCTCTCTCGGCAGTTTGAGTCTTTACCAGCCACTCACATAAG ggggAAATGTAACGTTACACTCCTCAACGAAACAGACGTCCTCGCCGGCTACCTGGAGAAAGAG GAGTGTTTCTTCTACTCGCTGGTGTTTGACCCGGTCCAGAAGACCCTGCTGGCGGACCAAGGAGAGATTCGGGTGGGCTCCAAGTACCAGGCCGAGATCCCCGACAAGTTAGCCGaag GTGAAGAAGACACCCGTATTCAAGAGAAGCTGGAGGTCAAGGTGTGGCACCCCGACAACCAGCTCAAAGACCCACAGATTGACCAGTTTCTGGTGGTGGCTCG TGCTGTGGGGACGTTTGCCCGAGCCCTGGACTGCAGCAGCTCTATCCGTCAACCCAGCCTGCATATGAGTGCTGCGGCCGCCTCCCGAGACATCACGCTG TTCCATGCGATGGATACCCTGCAGAAGAACgactacgacctggccaaggccaTGTCCACGCTGGTGCCTCAGGGCGGGCCCGTGCTCTGCCGTGACGAGATGGAGGAGTGGAGCGCCTCGGAGGCCATGCTGTTCGAAGAGGCCCTGGAGAAATATGGCAAGGACTTCAACGACATCCGCCAGGACTTT TTACCATGGAAGTCACTAGCCAGCGTGGTTCAGTTCTACTACATGTGGAAAACCACCGACCGCTACATTCAACAG AAACGACTCAAGGCAGCGGAAGCAGACAGCAAGCTGAAGCAGGTTTACATCCCCACCTA caCCAAGCCCAACCCCAACCAGATCATGGCTCCTGGTAACAAGCCTGGCATGAACGGGGCCGCTGGCTTCCAGAAAGGACTGAGCTGTGAGAGCTGCCGTA ACCTCCCCTCTGTTGCAGCCGCCCAGTCAGCACAGTGGTACGCGTGGGGTCCTCCCAACATGCAGTGCAGACTGTGTGCATCCTGCTGGATCTACTGGAAGAAGTACGGAGGCCTGAAGACCCCCACACAGCTAGAGGGGGCCGCAAGATCTGGCTCA GAGTCAACCCCCCGAGGTCACATGACCCGCCAGGAAGTGCAGGGCCTGTCACCCTTCACGACTAGTGGGGGGCGGGCCAAGCTGCTGGCCAAAAACCGGCAGACGTTCATCCTGCAGACCACCAAGCTGACGCGCATCGCCCGCCGTGTCTGCACTGACATCCTGCAGCCCCGCAGCGCCGCACGCCGCCCCTATGCCTCCATCAACGCCAATGCCGTCAAGGCCGAGT GTATGATAAGGCTGCCTAAAGCAACCAAGGCCCCTATAAAGAACTGCTCGATCCCTCGACCACCGCTGGCCACCATAGTGAAGGAACTGG cCATCCAGGCTCCACTCAAGCTGAAGGCCCCCAGAGgcacccccacccccatcaaccgCAACCAGGCCAACCAGCCCCGGGGGGGATCGGCCCTGCTTGGCAAGAGGCCCTTTGACAGCAGC GCGTTGGCACTGCCGTTCCCCACCAATGGGAGGCCGTTCACATCAGGCATGAGGACCACCTCTCAGTCAGTGATCAAGCGTCAGAAAGTGAACCAAGGAGACGCGCCAAACCCTGTGGTTTTTGTTGCTACTAAATACACCAG GGCTCTGAGGAAACACCTGACCCAGTCTGAGATGCGACGGGCAGCCAGGAAACCACACCTTCCCGTCAGGGTCAAGCTGCCCCTGCCTCCCCGGCCCCTGGCTTTAGCCATTCTGCCCTCCAGCACCAGCGAGCCCATCGTCCTGGAGGactaa
- the LOC110500719 gene encoding metastasis-associated protein MTA2 isoform X1: protein MAANMYRVGDYVYFENSSSNPYLIRRIEELNKTANGNVEAKVVCLFRRRDISGNLNTLADSNARDFEEESKQPTVSEQQKHQLKHRELFLSRQFESLPATHIRGKCNVTLLNETDVLAGYLEKEECFFYSLVFDPVQKTLLADQGEIRVGSKYQAEIPDKLAEGEEDTRIQEKLEVKVWHPDNQLKDPQIDQFLVVARAVGTFARALDCSSSIRQPSLHMSAAAASRDITLFHAMDTLQKNDYDLAKAMSTLVPQGGPVLCRDEMEEWSASEAMLFEEALEKYGKDFNDIRQDFLPWKSLASVVQFYYMWKTTDRYIQQKRLKAAEADSKLKQVYIPTYTKPNPNQIMAPGNKPGMNGAAGFQKGLSCESCRNLPSVAAAQSAQWYAWGPPNMQCRLCASCWIYWKKYGGLKTPTQLEGAARSGSAPQESTPRGHMTRQEVQGLSPFTTSGGRAKLLAKNRQTFILQTTKLTRIARRVCTDILQPRSAARRPYASINANAVKAECMIRLPKATKAPIKNCSIPRPPLATIVKELAIQAPLKLKAPRGTPTPINRNQANQPRGGSALLGKRPFDSSALALPFPTNGRPFTSGMRTTSQSVIKRQKVNQGDAPNPVVFVATKYTRALRKHLTQSEMRRAARKPHLPVRVKLPLPPRPLALAILPSSTSEPIVLED from the exons ACGGCCAATGGGAACGTGGAAGCCAAGGTGGTGTGTCTGTTTCGGAGGAGGGACATCTCGGGCAACCTCAACACTCTGGCCGACAGCAACGCAA GAGACTTTGAGGAGGAGTCCAAGCAGCCCACAGTGTCTGAACAGCAGAAACACCAGCTGAAACACAGAGAACTCTTCCTCTCTCGGCAGTTTGAGTCTTTACCAGCCACTCACATAAG ggggAAATGTAACGTTACACTCCTCAACGAAACAGACGTCCTCGCCGGCTACCTGGAGAAAGAG GAGTGTTTCTTCTACTCGCTGGTGTTTGACCCGGTCCAGAAGACCCTGCTGGCGGACCAAGGAGAGATTCGGGTGGGCTCCAAGTACCAGGCCGAGATCCCCGACAAGTTAGCCGaag GTGAAGAAGACACCCGTATTCAAGAGAAGCTGGAGGTCAAGGTGTGGCACCCCGACAACCAGCTCAAAGACCCACAGATTGACCAGTTTCTGGTGGTGGCTCG TGCTGTGGGGACGTTTGCCCGAGCCCTGGACTGCAGCAGCTCTATCCGTCAACCCAGCCTGCATATGAGTGCTGCGGCCGCCTCCCGAGACATCACGCTG TTCCATGCGATGGATACCCTGCAGAAGAACgactacgacctggccaaggccaTGTCCACGCTGGTGCCTCAGGGCGGGCCCGTGCTCTGCCGTGACGAGATGGAGGAGTGGAGCGCCTCGGAGGCCATGCTGTTCGAAGAGGCCCTGGAGAAATATGGCAAGGACTTCAACGACATCCGCCAGGACTTT TTACCATGGAAGTCACTAGCCAGCGTGGTTCAGTTCTACTACATGTGGAAAACCACCGACCGCTACATTCAACAG AAACGACTCAAGGCAGCGGAAGCAGACAGCAAGCTGAAGCAGGTTTACATCCCCACCTA caCCAAGCCCAACCCCAACCAGATCATGGCTCCTGGTAACAAGCCTGGCATGAACGGGGCCGCTGGCTTCCAGAAAGGACTGAGCTGTGAGAGCTGCCGTA ACCTCCCCTCTGTTGCAGCCGCCCAGTCAGCACAGTGGTACGCGTGGGGTCCTCCCAACATGCAGTGCAGACTGTGTGCATCCTGCTGGATCTACTGGAAGAAGTACGGAGGCCTGAAGACCCCCACACAGCTAGAGGGGGCCGCAAGATCTGGCTCA GCCCCTCAGGAGTCAACCCCCCGAGGTCACATGACCCGCCAGGAAGTGCAGGGCCTGTCACCCTTCACGACTAGTGGGGGGCGGGCCAAGCTGCTGGCCAAAAACCGGCAGACGTTCATCCTGCAGACCACCAAGCTGACGCGCATCGCCCGCCGTGTCTGCACTGACATCCTGCAGCCCCGCAGCGCCGCACGCCGCCCCTATGCCTCCATCAACGCCAATGCCGTCAAGGCCGAGT GTATGATAAGGCTGCCTAAAGCAACCAAGGCCCCTATAAAGAACTGCTCGATCCCTCGACCACCGCTGGCCACCATAGTGAAGGAACTGG cCATCCAGGCTCCACTCAAGCTGAAGGCCCCCAGAGgcacccccacccccatcaaccgCAACCAGGCCAACCAGCCCCGGGGGGGATCGGCCCTGCTTGGCAAGAGGCCCTTTGACAGCAGC GCGTTGGCACTGCCGTTCCCCACCAATGGGAGGCCGTTCACATCAGGCATGAGGACCACCTCTCAGTCAGTGATCAAGCGTCAGAAAGTGAACCAAGGAGACGCGCCAAACCCTGTGGTTTTTGTTGCTACTAAATACACCAG GGCTCTGAGGAAACACCTGACCCAGTCTGAGATGCGACGGGCAGCCAGGAAACCACACCTTCCCGTCAGGGTCAAGCTGCCCCTGCCTCCCCGGCCCCTGGCTTTAGCCATTCTGCCCTCCAGCACCAGCGAGCCCATCGTCCTGGAGGactaa